The nucleotide sequence CTTTTGGCAGTTGCCTGGACTTTGCGGGTTCCGAAAGGCTCGTGCGGTTGTCCCTGGAGCGATAGCACGGCCTTCAAGAGGTTCGACCAGCTCTGCCCGGACGTCCTCCTGATCTCGCGTATACGGGCGTCGGTGTCCTCGCCGGAGGCATTGTAGGGCACCGCGCGGCCGCCGGCGTGGATCGTTCGCCTATCCAGTATCCGTATGGGTTGCCCGCGAAGGATCGTTTCGAGGTCGCGTCCGGGATCGGTGACGCAATCCGGTGGGGTACACACCGGATCGTTGCGGAAGAAGAGATCCCATGCGGCTTGGCGAACGGCCTCTTCCAGTTCGTGATAGGGGTGCTGCTGTTCCGTCAGCATACCCGCCCAGAAGGGCATATAGCAGAGTTTCCAGCCGGCCGTGAAGTACTCGGGATCCCAAGGATGACCCCAGACGTGGCGAACACCGTACCCGGAGCCACTTTTCAGAGGGCATCCTGTATACTTCGTCCAGGCTTGTTGGGCTTTCGAGTTGTCGCCCAGTTTGACACTCTGTCCGTTCCAAGTGCTGTAGGCGCCCTTGTCTAGCTTTGGATGGTGCTCTCGGCTAGTACGAGCCCGGCCTGGAAAGTACGGCGTTCTCTGGCGAACACTATCCGGGTGGACGAAGTAGGAGTGCTCGAATGCGGCTTGGACAATAGTTGTACCACCGCTCCGAAGATAGCCTTCCAGTGCTTCGACCGGCGAAGTGATCGCGTCAACGTGGATGCGGGTTCCGACCATAACGAGATGTCAGCGCAACGTGTGTCTGATGGCTAAGCTATCGAGGCATGTCCTACCCAAAGGCCGACCGCCGAGCAAGTCTTTGCCGTTGTGGGCCCGGCATCATTGCAACCGCCGAACACTCACCTGGTCCGTGAGCTTCTTGCCGCCCATACCGGCAACACGGCCCACCGTCACTTTCACCTCCAGGGCGATCAAGGTCGGCTTCTGAGCGTGCGCGGACGCGCCAACGAACAGGCCGGGTGCCCCGCGCAACAAGGCGAACCGGGGCGAACTGCGGTTGCGCGATTCAAAGACCAGAGCGAGGATCGTGCATCTGGGCGATCCCGCCATTGCGGTGCTGCGCGGCATACAGCGTAGGGAGGACAGACCTTGGGTGATTCCCGCCTTGAAACGTGGAACCCATCTAGCCTTCCTGCACGGACCGTGGCGCCTCATCCTGGAGCGCACGGGCATCAAGAACCTGCGCATCCACGACCTGCGGCATTCCGTCGCCAGCGGCGGCTTGTTGGTCGGCGAGGGTCTGCACATGATTGGGAAGCTGCTCGGTCACAACAAGGTCCAGACAACCGCCAGGTACGCCCATCTCGCCAACGGTCCCATCAAGTCCGCCGCCAACCGCATTGCAAGCAGGATCGCTGACATCGCGGGGTGATGGCAGTTCAATCGCAACCCCGGAGACAGGCTAATCGGATCTTCAGGATTTCGTATGGATGGATGGCCTTTGCTCCCACCGGGGTCAAGGCACCGCGCAGCCGCCGCTTCGCTTCCGATGCCCAAGGCGCGTAAAAGGGCCGACGCAATCACGCCTCCGGTATCAATCCACACGTTGGACAGCGTACAAACACCTCTGAGGTAGGTCCAGGTTTGTCGCCAACGTGGGACCACCTCGCATCTTGACGGTGCGGCAAGTCCCAGATACCATTCCCTGAAACGATGAGAGCCGCCCAGGGGGAACGGCTCCTTCACGTCTGGTGAACACACAGAGACATGATGCCGCAACCAGCCACCGTCCCGTTTTCGGGCGCTCGGATGTCATTTTCGACCTGACCAGTTTCACATACGAAGGACAAGAGGAGTACGAGTCCATCCGATTGGTGAGGTCATGAGTCAACGCTTGGCTATACACTACGACTGGGATCCCGGAAGCGGCATAGATCTTCGCCACCTGGGCGAATCCCTCCTGGGCATAGAGAGGATCGTGTCTGTTGGACTCTTCGGGGTTGAGAACGGGAGGTTTCCGAGGGGGCGAGAGCAGTCCCCTTTCGCAATTCGAGTGACTGGAGCACAACCGGGTTCAATTGAACTCGAAACCGTAATGCACGTTGGGGAAGTCCTGGGTCTATTTGCTCTGATTCAAGAGGAAACGCGAAGCGTTCTGTCAAGCTGGGTCATGTGGGTTTTGAACAGGGTCGCTGGCCGCGATAACGAAGCCGCGGTCCGTTTCGACAGATTCCTGGAGTTTCTTCGACTCGTAGAGAGAAACCGGCACAGGGAAGCCCTGGCGATAACGCGTGCTATTGAAAACATGGATATAGAACGACTGCGTTCCTTCGCCCGAGACGCAGTGTCCCCCGTGGGGCGGTCCTGTAGCGGAATTGGCCTTTCTGAGTTTAGGGGTACAACGGATAGGGAGATAATTGACGAGTCGCTGGCGAGGGAGATACGCCGCGAGAGTAGAATCTACACAGGCCAGGATGCAATGACGGTTCGAGTCGATGGGTTTTCACACCACGACCGCAGGCTCAGGATAGAAGATCCAGAAGAACCGGGCAGGTTTATCTCGGCAGAGATCGTCGACCCTGATTTCTCTGAACTGTCCAATATCTATCTGGAAGCGGCTGCGAGACGCGAGTACCTGACGATAGTAGCAGACGTAACTTACCGCGCTAGACGAATCGTAAAGCTTTGTATCCTGTCTGCCAATGGTCCGTTCAAGGAGATACCTAAGTGAGTGAGAGTGCCTACCGCTTCGCGTGCTTTTGGAACTTCCCTCCTGGGCTTTCGTTATAGTTTCACGACCGTGTCCTCACATCTTTACGACAGCGCTCCAGCATATTGGTCCACCAGGGGCCAATTCGAACGCGATCTTCCTTCCGCGGCAGGGACACTTAGGCCTGCGATAGTGAAGTTGTGGGAACGGATCAGATGGGGCTGAACGCCGCGGAGGTGAAGATGCGCAAACGAAAGTGGCCAGTTGTTTTGGGATTGGTGCTTACGGGGCTGTGGGTTCTGGTGCCGACGGCGATTCTGTTTTACGAGGCTGGTGGGCACTTTCGGTCCATGGACCCCAATCAGTGGGGCGATTTCCTGTCTGGCATCGCAGCACCCCCCGCACTACTCTGGCTGGTGATCGGGTACTTCCAGCATGGGAAAGAAATCGAGTTGCAGCAAGAAGAGCTGCGGCGCCAAGTGCAGGAAACGGCCCATCTTGTGGCGCAATCCGAAAGGCATGCGGAAGCAACGGAAGAACTTGTCCAGATAACGCGAACGAATCAGGAAGCCGAGAAGTTGCACCAACTACATGAGAGTTCTCCGAAGTTCGAACTCGTTGAAATCGTTATAGGAAAGGAGACATGCGAGGCCATCATGATAAATCTTGGTGGAGCCGCGCATAAGGTCAAAACGCAACATGCTGCAGAATTGCCCCAAGTAGACTGTCGCTTCGCGTCAACTCTCAAGAATGGGGATCAGGGCACGGTGGTGATTCACGGCATCCCTACTGGGTCAACCGCCGCGCCAGTCCGTTTCTCTCTACAATGCTTCGATGTTCGAGGCTATGAGCACTTCTTCCAGTTTGAACTCCAGCTATTCCGCGAAGAAAGCCGCTGCACTCTGCACCAAGTTACCCACGCGGCCTTTGAACATTTCACGGAACCGATTACCGACAAGGATGGAACAGTGGCGCATGAGCCTCGTACTCGGATGGTCCCGCTCCCTGGCTCTATCTGATTCGGAGTCAGGAGTTCTGTGTTTCGATCTCGGACGGGGCAACCACGCGAAAGTGCAGGGTGCCTCCCTCGGTTATTGCTTTGAGCAGCTCTCTGCGGCACCAACGCTGATGCCAGGACTCACAACCCGGCGCATCCGTGTCGCTTCACGCAACGGAATCTCGAACCTTGATGCCTCTTCTTGCGTAGACGCGCGGGGCTAGAGAAGTTTGACGGCGGCGACGATCAGGCCGCCCTGGGCGATCTTGACAGTCGTCCCGGTGGCGAATATTCTGGGAGAACCGTTACAAGTTCATGACGCGAGGACCCGTCATGGAACTCAGCCGGCACGGCAGAAGATCAGGGACCGGCCAAAGGACAGGGAGGACGTCATGAAATCAGCCGTATTGCGGATTTTCGCCCTTATGTGCCTGATCGGGACGCTGTTGGCGCCCGGCGTGCTCCACGCCCAGGCCAAGCGCGCCATCACCCAGATCACCGGCGATCTCTACCGCTTCCAGAACAACTTCCATTACTCCGTCTTCCTGGTGACGCCGGACGGCGTGATCGTCACGGATCCCATCAACGCGGAGGCGGCCAGATGGCTCAAGGCCGAGATCGCCAAGCGGTTCGACCGGCCCATCAAGTACCTGATCCTCAGCCACGATCACCGCGACCACAGCGCCGGCGGCGAGGTCTTCGCGGACACCGCGACGGTAATCGCCCACGAGAAAGCGAAAGCCGTGATCATCGCCGAACGCCGCCCGACCGCCGTGCCCGACATCACGTTCTCGGACCGCATGACGGTGGAGCTGGGAGGCAA is from Deltaproteobacteria bacterium and encodes:
- a CDS encoding tyrosine-type recombinase/integrase translates to MLRGIQRREDRPWVIPALKRGTHLAFLHGPWRLILERTGIKNLRIHDLRHSVASGGLLVGEGLHMIGKLLGHNKVQTTARYAHLANGPIKSAANRIASRIADIAG
- a CDS encoding MBL fold metallo-hydrolase, producing MKSAVLRIFALMCLIGTLLAPGVLHAQAKRAITQITGDLYRFQNNFHYSVFLVTPDGVIVTDPINAEAARWLKAEIAKRFDRPIKYLILSHDHRDHSAGGEVFADTATVIAHEKAKAVIIAERRPTAVPDITFSDRMTVELGGKRVELIYTGRNHSDNSIVMLFPDERTLFAVDFVSVKRLPFRNLSDSYYPDWIDSLRRVEELDFDILAPGHGAMGMKRDVRDHRRYHEDLYNAVVAAARAGQSLEQMKASITLDQYKDWGSYADWRKLNIEGVYARVVLQRRGN